In the Muricauda sp. MAR_2010_75 genome, one interval contains:
- a CDS encoding vanadium-dependent haloperoxidase: MNRIDQVLKKRFFIGWFCAIMLVGCNQQVDEVKLHQLTDTAVMDWNSKLTDVIVADIFTPPVSSRIYAYCNVAAYEVLSKSDPNFHSFAGKLNGLEATPNPQEDKEYNFPVAAMVAFSSVGKNLVFNSEAMEKLQNDYLDEIKATNLDEATLENSITFGNEMAGHIMAWVKKDGYKERSAMSRYQIDHNDPGTWQPTPPNYMEAIEPNWSTLRPFTLKTSNQFEPAPPTQFDSIPSSQFYQETMHVYESVNNLTEENLAKAKFWDCNPNISYTKGHVMFYHQQISPGGHWIMIACQAAKAEKLNPMKASEVLAKTAVTIADAFISCWAAKYNTGLIRPETYINRYIDPDWKPILQTPAFPEYTSGHSVASSSAATMLTHLLGENYSFIDSTEVSYGLPPRPFKSFRHAADEAAISRLYGGIHYMPAIQNGVEQGKLIGEHAIRTLK; this comes from the coding sequence ATGAATAGAATAGATCAGGTCCTTAAAAAAAGATTTTTTATCGGGTGGTTTTGTGCAATTATGCTTGTTGGGTGCAATCAACAAGTGGATGAAGTAAAATTGCATCAATTGACCGATACGGCGGTAATGGACTGGAACTCCAAATTGACCGATGTAATCGTAGCGGACATTTTTACACCCCCTGTTTCCAGCAGGATCTATGCCTATTGCAATGTTGCCGCTTACGAGGTATTGTCCAAATCAGACCCAAACTTCCACAGTTTTGCCGGTAAATTGAATGGGTTGGAAGCCACCCCAAATCCACAAGAAGATAAAGAATATAATTTTCCAGTTGCTGCCATGGTTGCTTTCTCATCGGTGGGTAAAAATTTGGTCTTTAATAGCGAGGCCATGGAAAAATTACAAAACGATTACCTCGATGAAATCAAAGCTACAAACCTCGACGAAGCCACACTTGAGAATTCTATAACTTTTGGCAATGAGATGGCGGGTCACATCATGGCTTGGGTCAAAAAAGATGGCTATAAAGAACGCAGCGCCATGTCTCGCTATCAAATTGACCATAACGATCCTGGCACATGGCAACCCACTCCACCCAATTATATGGAAGCCATAGAGCCCAATTGGAGCACTTTACGTCCTTTTACCCTGAAAACATCCAATCAATTTGAACCTGCTCCGCCAACGCAATTTGACTCCATCCCCTCTTCACAGTTTTATCAAGAGACCATGCATGTTTATGAATCGGTCAACAATTTAACCGAAGAAAATTTGGCCAAGGCCAAATTCTGGGACTGTAACCCAAATATTTCCTATACCAAAGGGCATGTGATGTTCTATCATCAGCAAATTTCTCCTGGTGGACATTGGATCATGATCGCATGCCAAGCGGCCAAAGCGGAAAAATTGAATCCCATGAAGGCTTCAGAAGTATTGGCCAAAACCGCCGTTACCATTGCTGATGCCTTTATCAGTTGTTGGGCTGCCAAATACAATACTGGGCTCATTAGACCCGAGACCTATATCAACCGATATATAGATCCTGATTGGAAACCAATTCTTCAAACTCCCGCTTTTCCAGAATACACTAGCGGACATAGTGTGGCCTCAAGCTCCGCCGCCACAATGCTTACCCATCTTCTTGGAGAGAATTACAGTTTTATTGACTCAACGGAAGTAAGCTATGGACTCCCCCCTCGTCCTTTCAAATCATTTAGGCATGCTGCCGATGAAGCAGCCATAAGTAGATTGTATGGAGGAATCCACTATATGCCTGCGATACAAAATGGAGTTGAACAGGGAAAACTGATTGGCGAGCATGCTATTCGAACACTAAAATGA
- a CDS encoding formylglycine-generating enzyme family protein, producing the protein MKRTLFFLLAVIVLASCRNKAKNTSQDNVDDTEVQLKDHTNNVEEPPMETPEGMIWISGGEFMQGAVSQDKMAMMHERPAHKVHVDGFFMDIHEVTNAQFAQFVEETGYITVAEREIDWEEMKKQLPKGTPKPHDSILQPGSLVFKKTKSSVPNLYDYSQWWEWKIGANWKHPNGPESTIKDKENQPVVHIALEDALAYCKWAGKRLPTEAEWEYAARAGRKDDLFFWGNDIGELSSHANSWEGEFPVENTMEDGFERRAPVMSYSKNNFGLYDMAGNVWEWTNDWYNTNYYNELADKNEVVQNPKGAAKAFNPSNPYAEEKIIKGGSFLCSASYCASYRISARMATSPDSGMEHLGFRTVLSPN; encoded by the coding sequence ATGAAAAGAACCCTTTTCTTTTTATTGGCCGTGATTGTATTGGCAAGCTGTAGAAACAAAGCCAAAAATACTTCGCAAGACAATGTGGATGATACTGAAGTTCAGCTTAAGGACCATACCAATAATGTGGAAGAACCTCCAATGGAAACTCCAGAAGGAATGATCTGGATTTCTGGCGGGGAATTTATGCAAGGGGCTGTGTCACAGGATAAAATGGCCATGATGCATGAAAGACCTGCCCATAAGGTCCATGTCGATGGATTTTTTATGGACATCCATGAAGTGACCAATGCCCAATTTGCCCAATTTGTGGAAGAAACGGGATATATCACCGTAGCGGAAAGGGAGATTGATTGGGAGGAAATGAAAAAGCAGTTGCCCAAAGGTACACCCAAACCCCATGATTCCATTTTGCAACCGGGTTCATTGGTTTTCAAAAAGACCAAATCCAGCGTTCCCAACCTATATGATTATTCGCAATGGTGGGAATGGAAAATCGGTGCCAACTGGAAGCATCCAAATGGACCGGAGAGCACTATAAAAGATAAAGAAAACCAACCTGTGGTACATATTGCACTCGAAGATGCACTTGCCTATTGTAAATGGGCTGGAAAGAGACTACCTACCGAGGCTGAATGGGAATATGCGGCACGGGCCGGGAGAAAAGACGACCTGTTCTTCTGGGGAAATGATATTGGTGAGTTAAGTTCCCATGCCAATTCGTGGGAAGGTGAGTTTCCTGTGGAAAATACTATGGAAGACGGTTTTGAACGTAGGGCTCCCGTGATGAGCTACTCCAAAAACAACTTTGGACTCTATGATATGGCCGGCAATGTATGGGAATGGACTAATGATTGGTACAACACCAATTATTATAATGAACTCGCTGATAAAAATGAGGTTGTGCAAAATCCAAAAGGAGCTGCCAAGGCATTTAATCCCTCCAATCCGTATGCAGAAGAAAAAATCATCAAGGGAGGGTCTTTCCTATGCAGTGCTTCATATTGTGCCAGTTATCGAATCTCAGCAAGAATGGCCACCAGTCCAGATTCGGGAATGGAACATTTGGGGTTTAGAACTGTACTGTCACCTAATTAA